DNA sequence from the Thamnophis elegans isolate rThaEle1 chromosome 4, rThaEle1.pri, whole genome shotgun sequence genome:
acaaaaaaccacaaGGGACTATTAACTTTTGCTCCTTCTGAGGCTTTCAACAACTAATTGGAGCATCAAAAAAGAGAATTTAAGTTTCCCACCACAAAGAGGGCCATATGTGTGAGCGTGCATATATACCTGAGGTTTCCCACTGccaatttattaataaaaaaataatactccTCTGAATtgaagggaaaaaaggggaaatctTGAAGTATAAGCAGAAAGCCTGGTCTTTCCTCTATGACGTTTGTCATACTTGAAGCATCCAAAAGATCTTTTGCGTCCTGAGGTAGTGGTAGGAGGCTGTAAAGCGTTCATAACCGCCTCTTAAGACCATGACTGGAAAGCGGGTGAGCCGCTGCATAATTCTTGCACAGCGTGCCGCAGAGCCTTCTTTAGCATCTACAAGCAGATCATTTAGAGAGTAAAGTGTTGATGCaaaatatttattgatttgtGGCATGGGCTTCTTTAAGTCCATCCCATTTGTTATTACATCTCCGTATTACATGTATATTCCCATGCTCATTACAATAGGATCCAAGTTCTGTTTCTTAAAAGCAATACCTCTTTCTATATATCTGACACCCCATTGTTTTCCCCCCtagtattaatttatttaaatgacttatagcactagcaatagcacttaagacatatactgcttcatagtgctttacagccctctctaagcagtttacagtgtcagcatattgccctcaacaatctgagtcctcgttttaccgacctcagaaggatagaaggctgagtcaaccatgagccggtcaAGATCGAACTTCTGGTGGTtgtcagaattagcctgcaatactgcattctctaAGGCCACACAgcaaaatcccccctcccttttgctgGAAAGGAAGGTACTTCTAAGGCAGACACATTCAAGGAGTAGTGGATTTCTCTACATCCTTAAGTCCCATTTACACTAACAAGTGATTTGCCACTATAATGATAACATAACACATACTATATTCAGAGGATGTCTTCTTTCTTAATTCCCTTATGTCCAATCCTGTGTCAAATGCTagatggagaaaagaagaaacaaaaggatTTAACACAGGGTTCTAAAGCCTTTCTTACAAGATGTAGAAGCATTTCCCCCATTTAAAATGTTCCTATACTATGCGCATCATTTGCTACAGTAGACTGACTCATTTAGCAGCTTCATGTGGAATAAGGCAACTGCTTGATGTAATTAAGCCTTTGATGGGCTGATCTCAGATTGTCAGGAGCCCAACAGTGGGAGTTCTAGATACTGATTCCAGTACATCTCATCACCACCAAATTCAATAAGAATGAGACATTTTGGAGCATCACTCTAGAGTGAGCCAAGCCTTAGCAAACTACCCTCCCTTTTTAGTTTTGAGAAAAAGAGGGATGATACGTGTTAGTTCTTTATCCACGTCAAGTAGATCATAATCCATATCAAAAGCCGCATCCACAGTTTCTGTTTTGCCATCATATATTACACAGTATCGAACACACTCCAGGCTGACGGATTGAGGCACCAAATATTTGCCCAATGGattctttaaaacaaacaaagaaaggtAAATTGAGTAGCATGAAATACAGATACTAAAGAATGGAGTGTGGCATTTCTGTGGTGGATCCTAAGGACGTTaaactaatcctaaccctaaaataGAAACATCCAAGATCTGGTTCCATTCTTATAAAGTAAAACTGATTTTGAAACCTTCAGCTATGAAATAGCTCTTTTCCTTATAAATTGTGACATTGGAATGTCCAATTGTGTGTCGGGGAAGATAGGAGACCAATTTTAGGATAGAAATAATGGCGCCCAAAGAGTCTACTAGGGTATGGATTAGTTAAAAATATTTGAGGAAAATGTGCAACCTGTTTTAAGATTCCTCATTTCAATTCCTCATTTTGAGTATTATCCTATATCACAAGAAAGATAGCCCTCAGGACTTTTTTATTCCCTCAACCCCACcccttagggcagtgtttctcaacattggcgactttaagtcctgtggacttcaactcccagaattctccagccagctgctggctggagaattctgggagttgaagtccacaggacttaaagtcgccaaggttgagaaacactgccttagggtATTGAGCccaggtgacgcagtggttaaaatgcagtagtgcagggagaggtgggttcctaccagttcgcacctatttggtaccgaaccggttagaagaggttccaccagtggacccggaaagcaggccacacctacagaagaggttccaaaaaattttgaaacccaccactggtccttggagatgattattctacactatcatgctcatatttataaaactcagtgcctctgtgaaaggtaaggatgactactgcgtttgtggtgcaatcagaacattgcgtgtgttgaagttgttttaacgcaagccaaagatgccttttaaaaaacaagtttacatcatattcttatgcatgccagtgctgtgtgtgaggtaatttaaggtggttctgacaaatgtcgttggcatcttcatatccggtcacatgggcggcaagccactcccatccagtcacatgggaggcaagccactcccacaaaggaggccacatccacagagtaggttcgaacaatttttgaaacccaacactgagtGCAGGCTATCTGcccagcctggagtttgatcctgacaagcctcaaggttaattcagccttccatccttcagaggtcggtaaaatgaagacatagactgttgggggcaatatgctgatattgtaaactgctcagagagtgctataaaaggACCATGgagaagtatataagtctaagtgctactgctattttgaAGAAAATTGATATTACTaatgtttaagattattactaTAGTGTTTGTGTATTTCTTGTCTCAATATGCCACTATAGCACTGTCACATATGCATATTGGTGTGGGCAGATGATATAGCTACCTCAAAACTGTGATCCCCAAATATTCAATGCTACTTTATGGAAACTGCTATACAACAATAGGTTCCCGAAGAACCATTGATTGCtgtattcaaaacaaacaaatctCTAGTCTAGTATGAATCTGCCTGGCCAATTAAGAACAGTTTTAGAACTATTCTGAATCCTGACTCTAATCTTTTATTCAAAAACAAGCcatcaggctacttcagctgactgctagctgcagtttggcagttcaaatctcaccggctaaaggttgactcagccttccatccttccgtggtgggtaaaatgaggagccagattgttggaggcaataggctgactctgtaaactgcttagagagggctctaaaagcactatgaagaggtttataagtctaagtgcagttATTTTCCCTAAATTAAAATTTTTCACTTTCAAAATTCAAAGGAAGCGTTTCCAACTTGAAACACTTCAGAATGGTTTCAGATTATTAATGGAACAGTACTGGTAATGCTGGGAAGTACATTCAAGCACAAAACAAGGCTTTtcaatgttgtgtttgttttaatttcaaaacatttttcacaTCAGTAGTTAAAATGTCGGAACACATTAATCATACAGGAACCtggtttcttccttctttctttctaggCAACAAGCCaaatctattctattttcttccatTTATCTCAACAAATCAAGGAATGAGATTGTTTCAGTTATGTTTTTGCTCTTTTATTATTGTGTCATGCAATGTATATTTACAAAGCAACAAGCCCTATTTTGTCTGATAGAGCTATATCAGGATAAATGTGCATAGGCTGATAGATAGGTAGAGTATGACCATAAAAGCAATAGCTAATTTCATTCCATAAATGTTAGCAAAGAAAATTAAGAGTTTCTAGCCATTAAAAAAATCTCGGTATGGCATTTCGGGTATATGAGGATATTAAAAATCGTAGACTTCTCCAGAAATAAAACTCACTGTTTTGACTCTTAGTGCTGTCATCAAGTGGCTTTCATTATATTCCCTCTTGGTACGAGCATctgaaaataaagcaacaagaaaaaagaaaatatatttatatgaaatCTACAAGTACAAATCTATACTGAAATCTATATGAAAAGGGCAGTGAAAAGTAGTGGTAAAGATGCTGAACTAGGAATCGCTCAGGAAACCAGCAGGGTTACCTTGGAATGGTTATTGTATATGTGCTAATGGCTGCAATGTTCTAAAGAGATAGTTCACCAACTTGCCAATTTTTAAATCTCCCCATCCCTATGCTAGACATTTGTGGGTGCTGAAGAAATCAGTAGAGACTCAAGTTCTAAGAGAAGTTTATTAGGTGACTTTGAACAAACCATTCTCTCTCAGCCACTTTATTTCTCAGGGTTAGTTTGgtgggaaaaaataggaggacAGAAGATACAAATGCTCATGAATGAAAGTCAGGACATAaaggtaataaataaaataaatatggtcTCTGTGGGTAAGAACCTCAAGTGCAGCTGATCAGCTTTTACCCCAATGCTAAAGCAGGGTCCTCAAGGATTTGCTAAAGGATCAAGGGATGATAGCTTTGTACACAACTGGCTCATAGTCCTAGCAACACTCAAACAGTAATATACAGGATTTATACAAAACAGtttcaaaaatagaaaaaaaataacagcaatgGCATCTGCAACAAGCCATGTTAATATTCTATATGTATCCTGATTTCATCAGATCAAGGATGGAATTTAGTACATAAATGGTAATATTTGCATCATAATGTCTCATCATTTGCCCTCTTTCACATGGATTCCTATGTCCAACTGCACTGTGTATTAATGTAACTATCTTTGATAACTTTCACTTACCCAATAAACAGAGATAGTTTGGCTCTGCTAATCTAGAGATCTTTGTAGACTGATTCAACAAATTATACAGTTCTGTTGGTTCACACAAGGTCACTCCTGCCATCACGctggggaaaaaatattcagTGCCACAAATCCAATTGCATTATCTAAAGATTAATTCTTGTAGGCTAATTCAGAGTCATGTGGCTCCTTCATTAAAAAATAGTTCATATTTAAACTGA
Encoded proteins:
- the STYXL1 gene encoding serine/threonine/tyrosine-interacting-like protein 1, giving the protein MAGVTLCEPTELYNLLNQSTKISRLAEPNYLCLLDARTKREYNESHLMTALRVKTNPLGKYLVPQSVSLECVRYCVIYDGKTETVDAAFDMDYDLLDVDKELTPFDTGLDIRELRKKTSSEYNAKEGSAARCARIMQRLTRFPVMVLRGGYERFTASYHYLRTQKIFWMLQELEAFKTYPVEIMPAKLYMGNYAQACDSQIQKDLKIKAHINISEEAGIFFLEDTEKLLHIPIPDSLEADLFSHFRHICHFIDGNLHKGAVLVFSTLGISRCSTAVMAYLIHSCRLYLKNAWKHVQKCKNNIRPNRAFVQQLSDWEQRFYITAITDISEPNY